One Acidobacteriota bacterium DNA window includes the following coding sequences:
- a CDS encoding sugar transferase — MSSLSSPNSKAFSATQKQVPNQTLPRILPLSEPSIKIITGLLVVFDGVLAGILFMLAFWLRHPEKSLLIWREWQLGSVAIGLPSGFQLHYAPYLSVLYFVPFIQVATFWYRGLYRVRGEFSFSEDFINLFKAISIGALLLTMIAFFYRGGFAYSAFSYSRIIFILFFLLNLTVSLGYRTGLRSLQTFYRRRHINVIPILIVGSNGVAEMCVNEIAHDPKLGRRVVGFVTSDGTPPKSEALQHWPTLGRYDEMHLFIRLYGIGEVLITDPEIPTRMLFDTMVKCGRGARVAFRVVPNLLNCIPRKTYVEQLGAVPMVRLFEEPLSGAVRLFKRSIDVLVSTLILFVTAPLWFVIALAIKLESHGPVFYRQERVGMDGHIFLLYKFRSMLNDVDVDENHREYMQRAIKKQGKINLGTKDEPSYKYINDSRLTRIGKWLRQTSLDELPQLFNVFRGEMSLVGPRPPIPYEVECYEAWHRKRLDVKPGMTGLWQVSGRYRLSFQQMVQLDIYYIENWSPWLDLKIILKTIPALFMREQS; from the coding sequence ATGTCGTCTCTTTCATCACCAAATAGCAAAGCTTTTTCCGCCACCCAAAAACAGGTTCCGAATCAAACGCTACCGCGCATTTTGCCGTTGAGCGAACCTTCCATCAAAATCATCACTGGATTGTTGGTGGTCTTTGACGGGGTGTTGGCAGGAATATTGTTCATGCTGGCTTTCTGGTTACGACATCCGGAAAAATCGCTGTTGATTTGGAGAGAATGGCAGCTTGGCTCAGTGGCGATTGGATTGCCATCAGGGTTTCAATTGCATTATGCGCCTTACTTGAGCGTGCTTTACTTTGTACCTTTCATCCAGGTGGCAACGTTTTGGTATCGCGGGTTGTACCGCGTACGGGGCGAGTTTTCTTTCAGTGAAGATTTCATCAACCTCTTCAAGGCTATTTCAATCGGTGCTTTGCTGTTGACGATGATCGCGTTTTTTTACCGGGGTGGATTTGCCTATTCGGCGTTTTCGTATTCACGAATCATTTTCATTCTATTTTTTCTTCTGAATTTGACGGTATCGCTTGGGTATCGAACCGGTTTGCGCAGCCTTCAAACATTTTATCGCCGTCGTCATATCAACGTTATTCCCATTCTGATCGTCGGTTCCAACGGCGTCGCGGAAATGTGCGTCAACGAAATCGCTCACGATCCGAAACTTGGTCGCCGGGTCGTAGGATTCGTCACTTCGGACGGAACTCCGCCAAAAAGCGAAGCATTGCAGCATTGGCCTACCCTGGGACGGTATGACGAAATGCACCTTTTCATCAGGCTGTATGGAATCGGAGAGGTGTTGATTACGGACCCTGAAATTCCAACTCGGATGCTATTTGACACCATGGTCAAATGCGGTCGGGGTGCGCGCGTGGCGTTTCGCGTTGTGCCCAACTTGCTCAATTGCATTCCACGGAAAACTTATGTTGAACAACTTGGCGCGGTTCCGATGGTGCGATTGTTCGAAGAACCTCTTTCGGGAGCTGTTCGATTGTTCAAACGTTCGATAGACGTCCTGGTCAGCACGTTGATTTTGTTCGTGACGGCTCCATTGTGGTTTGTCATTGCCTTGGCGATTAAGCTGGAATCACACGGGCCTGTTTTTTACCGGCAGGAACGGGTTGGAATGGATGGGCACATTTTCCTGCTCTATAAATTCCGCTCGATGCTCAATGATGTCGATGTTGACGAAAACCATCGGGAATACATGCAACGCGCCATCAAAAAACAAGGCAAGATCAATCTCGGGACAAAAGATGAACCTAGCTACAAATACATCAACGATTCCCGCTTAACACGCATTGGCAAGTGGCTTCGGCAAACCAGTCTGGATGAATTACCGCAATTGTTCAATGTGTTCCGAGGCGAAATGAGTTTGGTCGGACCGCGTCCACCAATCCCGTATGAAGTTGAATGTTATGAAGCCTGGCACCGCAAACGCTTGGACGTAAAACCCGGTATGACGGGGTTATGGCAGGTGAGTGGTCGTTACCGTCTTTCCTTTCAGCAGATGGTGCAGTTGGATATTTACTACATCGAAAATTGGTCGCCCTGGCTGGATTTGAAGATTATTCTCAAAACAATTCCAGCCCTGTTTATGCGTGAGCAATCATAA
- a CDS encoding PQQ-dependent dehydrogenase, methanol/ethanol family, with product MNRQLPARLRPLFTSMMILAMALTGFAQEPSWQRLINSDKEPQNWLSYGGNYAAHRYSSLNQITATNVKNLAPVWMFPTGEVRGGLNATPIVMDGVMYLMGPMNRVFAINAATGELLWKYLYKLTTRNIPYQVGARGLAIGYGKVYFGTVDNHFIALEMKTGRELWDVEIENTELCGCNVTSPPLIVKDKVIVGGTGGEHAHRGYLSAFDANSGKLLWRFYTIPAPGEPGSETWDPRMLKYGGAPTWLVGSYDAELNLLYWGVGNPSSDFYDEFRQGDNLYSNSIIALDPDTGKLKWHYQEVPHDMYDFDSAYECVLVDYQKDGKTQKLLVHPNKGGYTWVLDRATGKYVSAYPHVDHLTWLKGVDKNGRPIDMQRVPPDKETFVCPSAGGGRNWDHSSYSPRTNWWYNVGWEMCNSIRPEKMEVVAGKPLFGGGMEFKPPKDKAAYGHINAFDPLTGERKWRYLTDGLNVASLLTTGGDLLFSGDVFGNAFALDAKTGKKLWSFNVGASVTGSPITYSVNGRQYVAIPAGMGSLVGGLTAMMWPDKANKLPEGASTLVVFALPETKSVAKGVTRSGK from the coding sequence ATGAACAGGCAGCTCCCAGCTCGGCTTCGGCCTTTGTTTACCTCGATGATGATTTTGGCAATGGCACTTACAGGCTTTGCACAGGAGCCAAGTTGGCAACGGTTGATCAATTCGGATAAAGAGCCGCAAAACTGGCTGAGTTATGGCGGCAATTACGCTGCGCATCGGTATAGCTCGCTCAATCAAATTACTGCAACCAACGTCAAAAACCTGGCTCCGGTCTGGATGTTCCCTACAGGAGAAGTTCGCGGCGGATTGAATGCGACGCCGATTGTGATGGACGGCGTTATGTACTTGATGGGTCCGATGAATCGCGTGTTTGCCATTAACGCTGCCACAGGCGAATTACTTTGGAAATACCTTTACAAGCTGACCACCAGAAACATTCCTTATCAGGTTGGCGCGCGCGGGTTGGCGATTGGTTACGGCAAAGTTTATTTCGGCACAGTAGACAATCATTTCATCGCGCTGGAGATGAAAACAGGCCGCGAGTTGTGGGATGTGGAAATTGAAAATACAGAGTTGTGCGGCTGCAACGTCACTTCGCCGCCGCTGATCGTTAAGGACAAAGTCATTGTCGGCGGGACCGGCGGTGAACACGCGCATCGCGGTTATTTATCCGCGTTCGATGCAAACAGCGGCAAATTGCTCTGGCGGTTTTACACGATCCCTGCGCCGGGCGAACCGGGTTCGGAAACCTGGGATCCGCGCATGCTGAAATACGGCGGCGCTCCGACTTGGTTAGTAGGATCGTATGATGCCGAATTGAACCTGCTGTATTGGGGCGTAGGTAATCCGTCGTCAGATTTTTACGACGAGTTTCGTCAAGGCGATAATTTGTATTCAAATTCAATCATCGCGCTCGACCCTGACACGGGCAAATTGAAGTGGCATTACCAGGAAGTTCCGCACGATATGTACGACTTCGACTCGGCGTACGAATGCGTGCTGGTGGATTACCAAAAAGACGGTAAGACGCAAAAGTTGCTGGTTCACCCGAATAAGGGCGGATACACCTGGGTGCTGGATCGCGCGACGGGCAAATACGTCAGCGCCTATCCGCACGTTGACCACCTGACCTGGTTGAAAGGCGTGGATAAAAATGGCCGCCCCATTGATATGCAGCGTGTTCCACCGGACAAGGAAACCTTTGTTTGTCCCAGCGCCGGAGGTGGTCGCAACTGGGATCATTCGTCATACAGCCCGCGAACCAACTGGTGGTACAACGTCGGTTGGGAAATGTGCAATTCGATCAGACCTGAAAAGATGGAAGTCGTCGCTGGAAAACCGTTATTCGGCGGCGGCATGGAATTCAAACCGCCAAAAGACAAAGCGGCTTACGGGCACATCAATGCGTTTGACCCGCTGACCGGCGAGCGCAAATGGCGGTATTTGACCGATGGGTTGAATGTGGCTTCGTTGCTGACGACAGGCGGCGATTTGCTGTTCAGCGGAGATGTCTTCGGCAACGCTTTCGCGCTGGATGCGAAAACCGGCAAAAAGCTCTGGTCATTCAATGTCGGCGCCAGCGTGACCGGTTCGCCGATCACATATTCGGTCAACGGTCGCCAATACGTGGCCATTCCTGCCGGAATGGGTTCGCTGGTCGGCGGGTTGACCGCCATGATGTGGCCGGACAAAGCCAACAAATTGCCCGAAGGCGCTTCGACGCTGGTCGTCTTTGCATTGCCCGAAACCAAATCCGTTGCCAAAGGAGTTACGCGAAGTGGAAAGTAA
- a CDS encoding c-type cytochrome, with amino-acid sequence MPFALQAQQDQSANIEAGRRIFTGSCSMGYCHGLGGVGGGGPKLAGRKFSVKYLTMVISDGVPETTMPSFKSNLTQEQLGNLILYVQSLANSAATESNQPVNVQEHLPTTGNKAAATNEVAAAPKPIAISAEDRELMGDASAGRALFFNSSQAANCVACHSISGRGGKIGPDLADVTSKSAKEILQSISEPNARVDEKFAALMLTLKDGSKITGVKRDEDTTTIRLYDTSSLPPISRSFLKADIAKTEPLKTSAMPGDYATKLSRQQLLDLVGFLKTAESGK; translated from the coding sequence TTGCCTTTTGCCTTGCAGGCTCAACAGGATCAATCCGCCAATATCGAAGCCGGTCGCCGCATCTTCACTGGTTCGTGCAGCATGGGCTATTGCCACGGGCTTGGCGGTGTCGGCGGAGGCGGGCCAAAGCTCGCCGGGCGAAAATTCAGCGTCAAATACCTGACGATGGTCATCAGCGACGGCGTGCCGGAAACGACCATGCCCAGTTTCAAAAGCAATTTGACTCAGGAACAGCTTGGCAATTTGATTTTGTACGTGCAGTCGTTGGCGAATTCCGCTGCCACGGAATCGAATCAGCCTGTGAACGTGCAGGAGCATTTGCCTACGACTGGCAATAAAGCCGCGGCAACAAACGAAGTCGCCGCCGCGCCAAAACCAATCGCTATCTCCGCTGAAGATCGTGAATTGATGGGTGATGCCTCAGCCGGACGCGCGTTGTTTTTCAATTCGTCGCAAGCCGCCAATTGTGTCGCCTGCCACAGCATCAGCGGACGCGGCGGCAAAATTGGCCCGGATTTAGCTGATGTCACTTCCAAATCCGCTAAAGAGATTTTGCAAAGCATCTCTGAACCGAATGCTCGTGTGGACGAAAAATTCGCTGCACTGATGTTGACGCTGAAAGATGGCAGCAAAATCACCGGCGTCAAACGCGACGAAGACACCACCACGATTCGGTTGTACGACACCTCATCGCTGCCGCCGATTTCGCGCAGCTTCTTAAAGGCGGACATCGCCAAAACCGAACCGCTGAAAACATCGGCAATGCCCGGCGATTACGCTACCAAACTTTCGCGCCAACAGTTGCTCGATCTGGTCGGCTTCCTGAAAACCGCAGAGTCCGGAAAGTAA